Proteins encoded by one window of Caminicella sporogenes DSM 14501:
- a CDS encoding aspartyl-phosphate phosphatase Spo0E family protein: MKMEELKKIEDKIEYLRKCLHESIDNNESLLVKQVIFLSQQLDEVLNEYNNIKNELNMGFGI; this comes from the coding sequence ATGAAGATGGAGGAATTAAAGAAAATAGAAGACAAGATTGAATATTTGAGGAAATGTTTGCACGAATCAATTGATAATAATGAAAGTCTTTTAGTAAAACAAGTTATATTTTTAAGTCAGCAATTAGATGAAGTTCTTAATGAGTATAATAATATAAAAAATGAATTAAACATGGGCTTTGGTATATAA
- the mglB gene encoding galactose/glucose ABC transporter substrate-binding protein MglB — MRKFLTLLLAFSLIFSLAACGSKTGTGNEGANKAELPKIGVTIYKFDDNFMSFVRRAIENEAKGKAELILNDSQNNQATQNEQVDMMISKGVKALAINLVDPQAAPTIISKAKQENIPIIFFNKEPSEEAMKSYDKAWYVGTTSSQSGVIQGQLIAKAWKAHPEWDKNGDGKMQYVMLKGEPGHPDAEARTKYSIETIVAEGIEVEQLELQTGMWDTVKGKELMDAWLSKHGDNIEFVIANNDAMALGALQSLQANGYFEGDKFMPVVGVDAIPDALEQIKKGLMVGTVLNDAKNQGKATLELALNVANGKDPLEGTEWKLDDKKAVRVPYVAITKDNIEVAEEAYK, encoded by the coding sequence ATGAGAAAATTTTTAACATTATTACTTGCATTTTCGCTTATTTTTTCATTAGCGGCGTGTGGTTCAAAAACTGGAACAGGTAACGAAGGAGCAAACAAAGCAGAACTACCGAAGATTGGTGTAACGATTTATAAGTTTGATGACAATTTTATGTCTTTTGTACGCCGTGCTATAGAAAATGAGGCTAAAGGCAAGGCAGAATTGATTTTAAATGACTCTCAAAATAATCAAGCTACTCAAAATGAGCAAGTAGATATGATGATTTCAAAAGGAGTAAAAGCGTTGGCTATTAATTTAGTTGACCCTCAAGCAGCTCCTACGATAATTTCAAAAGCTAAACAAGAAAACATACCAATAATATTCTTTAATAAAGAACCAAGTGAAGAAGCTATGAAATCTTATGATAAAGCTTGGTATGTAGGTACTACATCATCTCAATCAGGGGTTATACAAGGTCAGTTAATAGCTAAGGCATGGAAGGCTCATCCTGAATGGGATAAAAATGGAGATGGAAAGATGCAGTATGTAATGTTAAAAGGAGAGCCAGGACATCCAGATGCTGAAGCACGTACAAAATATTCTATAGAAACTATAGTAGCAGAAGGTATAGAAGTTGAACAGTTAGAGCTTCAAACTGGAATGTGGGATACAGTTAAAGGTAAAGAATTAATGGATGCATGGTTGTCTAAGCATGGGGATAATATTGAGTTTGTAATTGCTAACAATGATGCTATGGCATTAGGCGCACTTCAATCATTACAAGCTAATGGATATTTTGAAGGAGATAAATTTATGCCAGTTGTTGGTGTAGATGCAATTCCTGATGCATTAGAACAAATTAAGAAAGGTTTAATGGTAGGTACAGTATTAAATGATGCTAAGAATCAAGGTAAAGCTACATTAGAATTGGCTTTAAATGTTGCTAATGGAAAAGACCCATTAGAAGGTACTGAATGGAAGTTAGACGATAAGAAGGCTGTACGTGTACCATATGTTGCTATAACAAAGGATAATATAGAAGTGGCTGAGGAAGCATATAAATAA
- the mglA gene encoding galactose/methyl galactoside ABC transporter ATP-binding protein MglA: protein MSSNNSQSKEKYLLEMIGITKEFPGVKALDGVQLKIRPGSVHALMGENGAGKSTLMKCLFGIYKKDGGKILLEGREVNFHSSREALDNGVSMVHQELNQVQTTRVMDNIWLGRFPKKGFFIDEDKMYNDTLKIFKELDIPIDPREKIQNLTVSESQMVEIAKAVSYDSKIIVMDEPTSSLTEKEVNHLFKIIRALKARGAGIIYISHKMAEIKEIADEVTIMRDGRWIATEFIENITTDEIINLMVGRDLTNRFPPKTNEPGEVILEVKNLTATYQPSIKDISFELRKGEILGIAGLVGAKRTELVEAIFGIRRIESGSIYLHGKKINNKNPREAIKNKFALVTEERRATGIFPVLSVRFNAFISNIDKYIKSNKLLDEKKIIDDTNWVINSMRVKTPSHKTLISSLSGGNQQKVIIGRWLLTEPEILLLDEPTRGIDVGAKYEIYQLMIDLANKGKGIIMVSSEMAELLGVTDRILVMSNGRVAGIVNTKETTQEEILKLSAKFL from the coding sequence ATGAGCAGCAATAATTCACAGTCAAAAGAAAAGTATTTGTTGGAAATGATAGGTATAACCAAAGAATTTCCCGGAGTTAAAGCGTTAGACGGTGTACAGTTAAAAATTCGACCGGGTAGTGTACATGCGTTAATGGGAGAAAACGGAGCAGGTAAATCAACTCTAATGAAATGTTTATTTGGCATATATAAAAAAGATGGAGGGAAGATTTTATTAGAGGGCAGAGAAGTAAATTTTCATTCTTCAAGAGAAGCTTTAGATAATGGAGTTTCAATGGTGCATCAAGAATTAAATCAAGTACAGACAACAAGGGTAATGGATAATATTTGGTTAGGACGTTTTCCTAAAAAGGGATTTTTTATTGATGAAGACAAGATGTATAACGATACACTAAAAATTTTCAAAGAATTGGATATTCCTATAGATCCACGTGAAAAAATTCAAAATTTAACAGTATCCGAAAGCCAGATGGTAGAGATAGCTAAAGCAGTTTCTTATGATTCAAAGATAATAGTAATGGATGAACCTACTTCTTCACTTACAGAAAAAGAAGTAAATCATTTGTTTAAAATTATAAGGGCTTTAAAAGCTAGAGGAGCAGGAATTATATATATTTCTCATAAAATGGCAGAGATTAAAGAAATTGCAGATGAAGTTACTATAATGCGTGATGGACGCTGGATAGCAACTGAATTTATTGAAAATATAACGACTGATGAAATAATAAATTTGATGGTTGGACGTGATTTAACTAATCGTTTTCCACCAAAGACAAATGAGCCCGGAGAAGTAATTTTAGAAGTTAAGAATTTAACTGCAACATATCAGCCATCGATTAAAGATATTTCATTTGAACTTAGAAAAGGAGAAATTTTAGGAATTGCAGGTTTGGTAGGAGCTAAGAGAACTGAACTTGTTGAAGCTATTTTTGGTATAAGGCGTATAGAATCTGGAAGTATATATCTTCATGGTAAAAAAATAAATAATAAAAATCCGCGTGAAGCAATTAAAAATAAATTTGCTCTAGTTACAGAAGAAAGACGTGCGACAGGGATTTTTCCTGTTTTAAGTGTCAGATTTAATGCTTTTATTTCTAATATAGATAAATATATAAAAAGTAATAAATTGTTAGATGAAAAGAAAATAATAGATGATACTAATTGGGTTATTAATAGTATGAGGGTAAAAACTCCTTCACATAAAACACTTATAAGTTCATTGTCAGGTGGAAATCAGCAAAAAGTTATTATAGGAAGGTGGTTATTGACAGAACCTGAAATATTGTTGCTTGATGAGCCAACAAGAGGTATAGATGTTGGAGCAAAATATGAGATATATCAATTAATGATAGATTTGGCTAATAAAGGTAAAGGGATAATTATGGTATCTTCAGAAATGGCTGAATTGCTAGGAGTTACAGATAGAATATTAGTTATGAGTAATGGTAGAGTAGCGGGTATTGTAAATACAAAGGAGACAACTCAAGAAGAAATATTAAAACTATCAGCTAAGTTTTTATAA
- the mglC gene encoding galactose/methyl galactoside ABC transporter permease MglC encodes MFNAISKKIKSLSKKDILTWMMDNAIFFVLLGLLIVIISVSPDFISVRNFKNILAQASTRVIFALGVGGIIVAKGTDLSLGRQVGFAAVISASLLQAPDYAYKMYPNLPQLPLILPILLVMFVTGLFSFINGFIVAKLKVDPFIATLGMMIIVYGVNSIYFDRPPYGAQPIGGLDPKFAKFAQGYLNFGGLKIPYLIIYATIVTIIIWILWNKTKFGKNIFAIGGNQEAAVVSGVDVVKYLLMVYTLAGLLYGFGGCLEAARIGSATNNTGNMYELDAIAACIVGGLSFSGGVGSVGGIVTGVLIFQVIAYGLSFIGINPYMQFIIKGLIIISAVAIDSRKYIKKK; translated from the coding sequence TTGTTTAATGCAATTTCAAAGAAGATAAAGAGTTTATCTAAGAAAGATATATTGACATGGATGATGGATAATGCAATTTTTTTCGTACTACTTGGTTTACTTATAGTTATTATTTCAGTTTCACCAGATTTTATATCGGTTAGAAATTTTAAAAATATATTGGCTCAAGCATCGACACGTGTTATCTTTGCTCTTGGAGTTGGTGGTATTATTGTTGCTAAAGGAACAGACCTTTCTTTAGGACGTCAAGTTGGATTTGCTGCTGTAATATCGGCTTCACTTTTACAAGCACCTGATTATGCTTATAAGATGTATCCTAATTTACCACAGTTGCCGCTTATTTTGCCAATATTGCTTGTTATGTTTGTTACAGGATTATTTAGCTTTATAAATGGATTTATTGTAGCTAAATTAAAGGTTGACCCATTTATTGCAACACTAGGAATGATGATAATAGTTTATGGTGTCAATTCGATTTATTTTGACCGACCGCCTTATGGTGCACAGCCGATTGGTGGGTTAGACCCTAAATTTGCTAAGTTTGCACAAGGGTATTTAAATTTTGGTGGTCTTAAGATTCCATACCTTATAATTTATGCAACAATAGTTACTATTATTATTTGGATATTATGGAATAAAACTAAGTTTGGAAAGAATATTTTTGCAATTGGTGGAAATCAAGAAGCTGCTGTTGTATCAGGAGTAGATGTGGTTAAATATTTATTAATGGTTTATACTTTAGCAGGACTTCTTTATGGTTTTGGTGGCTGTTTAGAAGCTGCTCGTATTGGTAGTGCAACTAACAATACTGGTAATATGTATGAATTAGATGCTATAGCAGCATGTATAGTTGGAGGACTGTCTTTTTCAGGTGGAGTTGGTAGTGTAGGTGGTATAGTAACAGGAGTTCTTATATTCCAAGTTATAGCATATGGTTTGTCTTTTATTGGAATAAACCCATATATGCAGTTTATAATAAAGGGACTTATAATTATATCTGCAGTAGCAATTGATTCACGTAAATATATCAAGAAAAAGTAA
- a CDS encoding galactokinase, translated as MNLDDLTKDFFQVFKQINAEEKIHTFFSPGRVNLIGEHTDYNGGYVFPCALNFGTYAVARQRRDSKIRLFSKNFKDLGIVEFDILNLRYDKKHDWANYPKGVVKKFLDSGYKIETGFEVFFNGNIPNGAGLSSSASIELAMSIILKVLYKLDVDMLEMVKLSQMAENEFIGVNCGIMDQFACGMGKKNYAILLDTNTLRYEYAPIKLDGISIVIANTNKRRSLADSKYNERRMECENALKALKRKLDISFLGDLSEEEFEKNKNLIKNELERKRAKHAVYENQRTIKAAKALYDGNIKLFGKLMNDSHISLRYDYEVSCRELDVLVEAALKNGAIGARMTGAGFGGCTVNLVYSSNIDEFIDKVGKEYEEKIGYKADFYVVSVDDGAREI; from the coding sequence ATGAATTTAGACGATTTAACAAAAGACTTTTTTCAGGTTTTCAAACAAATAAATGCGGAAGAGAAAATTCATACATTTTTTTCACCGGGAAGAGTTAATTTAATTGGAGAACATACAGATTATAATGGAGGATATGTTTTTCCTTGTGCTTTAAACTTCGGCACTTATGCTGTAGCTAGGCAGAGAAGAGATTCTAAAATAAGACTGTTTTCTAAAAATTTTAAAGATTTAGGTATTGTGGAGTTTGATATTTTAAATTTGAGATATGATAAAAAACATGATTGGGCAAACTATCCAAAGGGAGTTGTAAAAAAATTTTTAGATTCAGGATATAAAATTGAAACAGGATTTGAAGTTTTTTTCAATGGTAATATTCCAAATGGGGCAGGATTATCTTCAAGTGCATCTATTGAATTGGCTATGAGTATAATTTTAAAAGTTTTATATAAACTAGATGTTGATATGCTTGAGATGGTAAAATTAAGTCAAATGGCAGAAAACGAATTTATAGGTGTAAATTGCGGTATTATGGACCAGTTTGCATGTGGTATGGGAAAGAAAAATTATGCTATTTTACTAGATACTAATACATTAAGATATGAATATGCACCTATAAAATTAGATGGAATTTCTATTGTTATTGCAAATACAAATAAAAGACGCAGTTTAGCTGATTCAAAATATAATGAAAGACGAATGGAATGTGAAAATGCCTTAAAGGCATTGAAAAGAAAACTTGATATTTCTTTTTTAGGAGATTTATCTGAAGAAGAATTTGAGAAGAATAAAAATTTAATTAAAAATGAATTAGAAAGAAAACGGGCTAAACATGCTGTTTATGAAAATCAGAGAACTATTAAGGCAGCGAAAGCTTTGTATGATGGGAATATTAAATTGTTTGGAAAATTAATGAATGATTCTCATATTTCACTGCGTTATGATTATGAAGTTTCCTGTAGAGAATTAGATGTATTAGTTGAAGCAGCTTTAAAGAATGGAGCAATTGGAGCAAGAATGACAGGTGCTGGATTTGGAGGATGTACTGTAAATTTAGTGTATAGTAGTAATATTGATGAATTTATTGATAAAGTTGGGAAAGAATATGAAGAAAAAATAGGATATAAAGCTGATTTTTATGTAGTTTCAGTTGATGATGGTGCTAGAGAAATTTAG
- the galT gene encoding UDP-glucose--hexose-1-phosphate uridylyltransferase, whose product MCIFKEIKRLVNYGIANRLLCEEDKIYAVNRILDILNLDEYKDVEIESENLENPQPILDNILDYAYEQGILSHNTITYRDLFDTKIMDCLLPRPSEVIRKFYEEYKKSPELATKNYYNMSKASNYIRTERTNKNIRWKVKTDFGELDITINLSKPEKDPKAIAAAKNLKSSSYPKCLLCKENEGYAGRVNHPARQNHRIIPLILNNEEWFLQFSPYVYYNEHAIVFKGTHEPMKISKTTFERLLEFVEKFPHYFIGSNADLPIVGGSILSHDHFQGGNYVFPMEKAPLIKQVSIRGFEDVDVGIVKWPLSVIRMRSEKRERLSELGGRILSTWRQYNDESVDIISHTNGEPHNTITPIARYRDNKFELDLVLRNNRTSDEYPFGIFHPHEDVHHIKKENIGLIEVMGLAVLPARLKHELELLKDCLSGNKNISEYEELNKHLKWFKYLKSKYENTDMDFDYILKMEVGKVFERILIDAGVFKQDEMGLKAFERFINSLS is encoded by the coding sequence GTGTGTATTTTTAAAGAAATAAAAAGGCTTGTAAATTATGGAATTGCAAATAGGCTATTGTGTGAGGAAGATAAAATTTATGCTGTAAATAGAATTTTGGATATTTTAAACTTAGATGAATATAAAGATGTAGAAATAGAAAGTGAGAATTTAGAAAATCCTCAGCCCATTTTAGATAATATTTTAGATTATGCTTATGAACAGGGGATATTATCTCATAATACAATAACATATCGTGATTTATTTGACACAAAGATTATGGATTGTTTACTTCCAAGACCAAGTGAAGTTATAAGAAAATTTTATGAAGAATATAAAAAGTCTCCTGAATTGGCAACAAAGAACTACTATAACATGTCAAAGGCATCAAATTATATTAGGACTGAACGAACTAATAAAAATATTAGATGGAAAGTTAAAACTGACTTTGGAGAATTGGACATTACTATCAATTTGTCAAAACCTGAAAAAGACCCAAAAGCTATAGCAGCAGCTAAAAATTTAAAGTCATCTTCGTATCCTAAATGTTTATTATGTAAAGAGAATGAAGGATATGCAGGTCGTGTTAATCATCCTGCAAGGCAAAATCACAGAATTATACCTTTGATATTAAATAATGAAGAATGGTTTTTACAGTTTTCACCATATGTTTATTATAATGAACATGCAATTGTCTTTAAAGGTACTCATGAGCCAATGAAGATTTCCAAAACTACTTTTGAAAGACTTTTGGAATTTGTCGAGAAATTTCCTCATTACTTTATTGGTTCTAATGCAGATTTGCCAATTGTAGGAGGTTCTATTTTATCTCACGACCATTTTCAAGGTGGAAACTATGTATTTCCTATGGAGAAGGCTCCTCTAATAAAACAAGTGAGTATAAGAGGTTTTGAAGATGTAGATGTAGGTATTGTTAAATGGCCTTTATCTGTTATAAGAATGAGAAGTGAAAAAAGAGAGAGATTAAGTGAGCTTGGCGGCAGGATACTTAGTACATGGAGACAGTATAATGATGAAAGTGTAGATATTATATCTCATACGAATGGAGAACCTCACAATACAATAACACCTATAGCAAGATATAGAGATAATAAATTTGAGTTAGATTTAGTACTGCGAAATAATAGAACAAGTGATGAGTATCCATTTGGAATTTTTCATCCTCATGAAGATGTTCATCATATCAAAAAGGAAAATATTGGACTTATAGAAGTTATGGGTCTAGCTGTATTACCTGCTAGGTTAAAACATGAATTAGAATTGTTAAAAGACTGTCTTAGTGGAAATAAAAATATTAGTGAGTATGAAGAATTAAATAAGCACCTAAAATGGTTTAAATATTTAAAATCTAAGTATGAAAATACTGATATGGATTTTGATTATATATTGAAGATGGAAGTAGGAAAAGTTTTTGAAAGAATATTAATAGATGCAGGAGTATTTAAGCAAGATGAGATGGGATTAAAAGCTTTTGAGCGTTTTATCAATTCTCTATCATAA
- a CDS encoding aldose epimerase family protein, whose product MYFVESILKKKDKKIKLITVRNKKNMEVKFLNYGAAIVEILVPDRYGNIENVVLTYENIEDYIENPSYFGVTVGRTSGRIANGRFMLDGKIYNLNRNFGINHGHGGTTGFSFRIWDYNIIERETATSVEFTYFSKDMEENYPGNLYVKVTYTLTDNNELLIEYEGNTDKKTICNLTNHSYFNLSGNYKRKITEQYLKIKASSYLELDNNQIPTGKFIDVKNTPMDFNEAKLIGKDIHKDYPQLKIANGYDHVWILSEIKNQIEMYDKFSGRKMVINTTYPSVVVYSHNFSNGEKLKYGKVGSKHDGICFETQYEPDGINHDSLNSAILDVNEKYYEKTELKFDIETL is encoded by the coding sequence ATGTATTTTGTTGAAAGCATATTAAAAAAGAAAGATAAAAAAATTAAATTGATAACGGTAAGAAATAAAAAAAATATGGAAGTTAAATTTTTAAATTATGGAGCTGCTATAGTAGAGATATTAGTTCCTGATAGATATGGGAATATTGAGAATGTAGTACTTACATATGAAAATATTGAGGATTATATTGAAAATCCATCGTATTTTGGAGTGACAGTAGGTAGAACATCTGGACGAATTGCTAATGGCAGATTTATGTTAGATGGAAAAATATATAATCTAAATAGAAATTTTGGAATAAATCATGGGCATGGAGGAACGACAGGATTTAGTTTTAGAATTTGGGATTATAATATTATAGAAAGAGAAACGGCTACATCAGTAGAGTTTACATATTTTAGCAAAGACATGGAGGAAAATTATCCCGGAAACTTGTATGTAAAAGTTACTTATACTTTAACAGATAATAATGAGTTATTAATTGAATATGAGGGGAATACTGATAAAAAGACGATATGTAATTTGACAAATCATTCTTATTTTAATTTATCAGGAAATTATAAGCGAAAGATAACTGAACAGTACTTAAAAATTAAAGCATCTAGTTATTTAGAGTTAGATAATAATCAAATACCTACAGGAAAGTTTATTGATGTCAAAAATACTCCTATGGATTTTAATGAAGCTAAACTCATTGGAAAAGATATTCATAAAGATTATCCTCAATTAAAAATAGCAAATGGATATGATCATGTATGGATATTAAGTGAAATTAAAAATCAGATTGAAATGTATGATAAATTTAGTGGCAGAAAAATGGTAATTAATACTACTTATCCTAGTGTAGTAGTTTATAGTCATAATTTTTCAAATGGTGAAAAGTTGAAGTATGGTAAAGTAGGGAGTAAACATGATGGCATTTGTTTTGAAACTCAATACGAACCTGATGGTATAAATCATGACAGTTTAAATTCGGCTATATTGGATGTAAATGAAAAGTATTATGAGAAGACGGAGTTAAAGTTCGATATAGAAACATTATAA
- a CDS encoding LacI family DNA-binding transcriptional regulator: protein MATLKDVAKLANVSLATASRVLNYDQNISVADETKKRIFEAARKLDYKTVKQRNKNVEKRLKFGLIHWYSQEQEIEDPYYYTIRKGVEDECSIKKIELTTIFRNDLEFMEDKLSVLDGFIAIGKFSKEEVYELSMYSSNIVFIDFSPNEKIYDSVVIDFDRAMQEVMEYLFNLGHRKIGFIGGLECIGKKKEFLEDPRKIAYKRFVKDKGIYNAEDIYIGKFAAEDGYKLMKEAIAKGELPTAFFVASDTMATGAIRALYESDIKVPDDVSIIGFNDISTAKYLVPPLSTVKVYTEFMGRTAVSLLLERVKENRKIPKKVIIPTDLIIRESCKKIG, encoded by the coding sequence ATGGCTACTTTGAAAGATGTAGCAAAACTAGCCAATGTTTCTCTTGCTACAGCATCTCGAGTATTAAATTATGATCAAAATATTTCTGTGGCTGATGAGACGAAAAAGAGAATTTTTGAAGCAGCTAGGAAATTAGATTATAAAACAGTTAAGCAGAGGAATAAAAATGTTGAAAAAAGGTTAAAATTTGGACTTATACATTGGTACTCACAGGAACAAGAGATAGAAGACCCGTATTACTACACTATAAGAAAAGGTGTTGAAGATGAATGTTCTATTAAAAAAATAGAACTGACAACGATTTTTAGAAATGATTTAGAATTTATGGAGGATAAATTAAGTGTTTTAGATGGATTTATAGCCATAGGAAAATTCAGTAAAGAAGAAGTTTATGAGTTGTCAATGTATTCGTCAAATATTGTATTTATAGATTTTTCTCCAAACGAAAAAATATATGACTCTGTTGTAATTGATTTTGACAGAGCAATGCAGGAAGTAATGGAATATTTATTTAATTTAGGACATAGGAAAATAGGTTTTATTGGAGGATTAGAATGTATAGGGAAGAAAAAGGAGTTTTTAGAAGACCCGCGAAAGATAGCATATAAAAGATTTGTAAAAGATAAAGGAATATATAATGCTGAAGATATTTATATTGGCAAATTTGCTGCAGAAGATGGATATAAATTGATGAAAGAAGCTATTGCAAAAGGGGAATTGCCAACTGCTTTTTTTGTAGCAAGTGATACTATGGCTACAGGTGCTATTAGGGCATTATATGAATCAGATATAAAAGTACCTGATGATGTAAGTATAATAGGATTTAATGATATTTCTACAGCAAAATATTTAGTTCCTCCATTAAGTACTGTTAAGGTTTATACTGAGTTTATGGGAAGAACTGCTGTTAGTTTATTACTTGAAAGGGTTAAAGAAAATAGAAAAATTCCTAAAAAAGTTATTATTCCTACTGATTTAATAATAAGGGAAAGTTGCAAAAAAATAGGATAA